In Zingiber officinale cultivar Zhangliang chromosome 3A, Zo_v1.1, whole genome shotgun sequence, the DNA window ccacttggtccggaagGTGGGTCGCTCGGGGAGTCTCTAgaagaagaagtactccttccagtgcttattggaggtaggcattttgtcgaagaaAACTAGACCGATCCGAGATTGGCAAAGGTAtatgcccagctcggactgcttgggatagtagaagtagtggaagacttGAGGGGTCAGTGgaatgttgtgcactcggaaCAACACTACCACGCCGCACAACAGGCGGAAAGAGTTGGGGACGAGCTGGGCGAGCGGGACGCGGAAGTAGTTGCAGACCTCGGTTATGAAGGGGTGGATGGGAAACTGAAGCCCGACCACAAATTGATCCCGAAAGAAACAAACTGTGTCAATCGGTGGGTCATTGGGCCGATTGGACGAGGAAGCTAAAATTATTTCATGGTCAGAGGGGATGTCGTAGATGTTTATGAGACTCGCGGCATTGCCCGCATCGAACCGAGCCTCCATGGTAGTGTACTAGAGACCGGGAGCGGGGTCGGACGACTGCGAGGAGCTCGCCATTACCGGAGAATGAAAAGATAGAAGGTCTGACGAAGAAGATGATCGAGAAAAACCAAGCGGAAATGAGAAACAGGAAAGCTTTGGAAACTACGCGCAAACGGAGATTGGGAAAGGTCGAAAGGCTTACAAAGAGGAAGGCAACTGGAGGAAGTCGAGAGTCGCCGGAATGCTGGAAGCAAGCAAAATCGTCGGAGCAAACCGTCGAAGAGCAGAAAGAGAACGCAGAGGAAGAAATGGTGACGCTAAGGCTTTATAAAGATGGGTACGACCGACAGGAGCCATCCGATCTAGGGCACGAGACTTGGAGCGCACATCTGGCCGTTGAATTCGAACAGTCAAACGTCACATCAACAACTGTCACCTTTGACGTGCGGCGCCTACGCCGGAGACACATGGCGTCCTCCCAAAGGGCAACATTTAATGGGCATAGACATGTGCTTGACCTTAATGAAGGTGATTTGTGCGTATTCCGAGGAGATTTGGGCAGTGTCAATGTTGACCGACTGGCTTGCGCCCCTCCGGGGGCGATGAGAAAAAGTCCCAAGTGCAAAGGTTCGAAGCGCTGATCGGCCTAGAAAGACCAGTCCTACATGGGTCAATCGGGATCCAAACGGCTCATTGGTTGATCAGCCAATTGGTCACcagactacttgtccagtcagtcggacttacagtctccttcgactagacttgagggggaggcacgtgatctgGCGGTAAGATAGGGCCCGCCCAgcaggaggtcaaagtggtcaacgtccTGGGCCGACGTCCGAGCGGGCGAGATATCTTCCAGATTAGCATGAGTAGCGGGTCCAACACTTCGACAGCTCGGTCGGACACCGAGCTTCCGACTCTTATGAAACTCAAGCAGGGAAAGACAAAGGTCGAACGTCCACCCCGCTCGCCCGAGCAGTGGACGCAGCATCGACCCGGCAGGCGAAGGAGCCTCAACCTGACAAGGCAGAGCCGGACATCAAATCACTGGCCGAGCGACAGTTCGGCCAGACCGTTGCATCGCTCGGACAGGCGACTtgccgagcggctctcctgctTGGCCCAATAACAAACAAAGGGAGCAGTTGGTGATATCTTCCTGGGGATCAGTGTCATTGACGGACAACGTGGTCAGCGACagggtcagacagagaatcgtacgatggaaacttccactgtcacgtcagggagaTATCCCCGGGttgttaaggtatgacgtcatatacgcttttctgacacattcTTTGTAGGTATACTTTGAGAAGCATGTatgccttgggaagcgtgcatacGTCTCTCGGAGAGTCCTATATAAGAAGCCCCAAAGCTTCATCGGAGGGATGCTTTGATCACTGTAGCTAGAGTTACGCTGCTCCTTTCTACTTCATTCTTCATTCGTTTGCAGtgattgacttgagtgtcggagggccatcgtcggagaaccccttcctggctcggcactaacgacttgtggttgcaggttcAGCTCGTCGAAGGTTCACGTTATCTTTGGTCGACAGTTAGTCAACGTGAGCACCATCTATCTAGCGTCCATCTActcactctcggacaggatcaataactatcaatcaaaataacaaataaagaGATTATAGTACTGAATCACACATTAggatttgtttttttgttttttttttaaaagcatgGAAGAGAAGCCCGTCAAAGTAATTCGTGTGTGAAAATGTAATTTTCGGAGTGAAAGGCCAAGAAGCTTGGCTGCACAAGATCAATCAACCTCTCAAGTTAAAAAATAAGATTCAATTATAAGTTGATCTAAGAGAAAATCTAATgtgaaacaaaaataataataataaaaataataacatttTAAACTTTAGTTATTGCACACTTTACAATCTTTATAAGGGATTCAAGTGTATTTTTGTATTGTTATACTAGACTTTTACATCAAATTGTAATGAAAATGCTTTTTACCTTTCACAGTAAACGAATTAGTAGCTaaacaattattttttaatttaaccaaATTTGGGTTTATCTCATTATTAGATTTTATTTATCCTAATTTTGGATAAACACAAAATTCAACCTTATAACACCAAAATGCGGCCCACTAAATATAAAATCTCGACCCAAAGGCCCATTAATATCTTCTCCCAGATTTTAAATAATTATCCAAAGCAAGCCCAATATTCTAAATAAAACACACCAAAATTCTATACGGTAGATCAGATTCTGCCCTAACTTTAACGGACGAGATTCACTACTACTTGCTATACATATCTCGCTCCTTCCGCCACTTTCCCTTCGCTGGCGGAGGGCCGACTCGGGCTAGGTATCTTCTTCTACTCTCTTCCCTCTGACTTCTCGTCTTCAAATTGTTAAATTTGATTCTATCGTTATTAGTTCATTCGTTTGTCTTTTCGTTCCTTGTGATCTATGCCATTTGGTAAATCTTGGAATCAATGGCTTCCTTTTACTTGCGAATTCAGTTTCAATtctattttttgtttgttttagtGGGAATTCTGTTTTTAATCTTATGTCGAGGATTTCGATGACCATATGTTTGGATTAACTCTGTATCAAATAGAAACTtgttagtctttttatttttcaagttgTTGGATTTTATTAACTATTTATCGCCAAAATGAAATTTAGTTGAAGATGAATCAGTTTTTTGGTTCCTGGATTTGTTGGAATGATTGACTTCATCGTTCTAGCACTGTCGCAATTACCCTGTATTCTGAAAAAAATATGCAGTCTATTAATTTTTAATGTTGTCTATTGACTGCAGTTCATCTACTTGGTTAACTTTTCCAACAAGATAGGATGGCACCAAAAGGTAATTTTGCTTCTGTTTTTGCATTAATTTGCAGTAGACTTTATTTTGAACCAGTATTGAAACATTGTCCTAATAActaattcaaatattttaaaagtttattttatcTTATATGAGCTAAATCATACGCCGTCTTCAAGCCTATGAAATTGTGGATAACTTAACATATTCTAGGATTTTTTTATATCACATTTAATGGATGCTTAGTTTTTTTACTTCTATCATGAATTATGATTAATTGATTTGTTTTTGACCTGTGACTAGCATATTGTTTTCAATATTAAAGAGGAATTTTTATTCTGTAAGTTATGAGTCATTTCTAATTTCCTTACTGGATCATCTAATGTACATTCTAATATTAGAATATTTCTATGCTTTAAAATGATTATAATCCTGGTATTCGATCAAGTTGATGAGTACGTTGGTCTTGTGAAAGCCATCTTACTAACAATGCATTAATTTCTGAAATTGGTTTAACATGACTCTGAAGTAGCTATTAGTGTGTTTTTGTACcacaataaaataattttatttgtttGAAAATACATACCATccattcaattttatttattactaGCAAAAAGACATTTAGTTTAGTTGGTGGAACTTGATTTTGCAGTTATACCACTTCTTTCTTGTTTCTTGTCCTGAACATTCTGACAAGTGGcaatttatgaaaaattttaaaatttaagattgaaATGTACATATTAAAATCCTCtgtaaattgattttttaaataaattctaacagtCAGTAGTCACTGCAGAATCGAGGTGTTTCTGTTATGTGTCATCTGCTATGTTAGTAATCATTCTTATGCAAGGAGATCATCTAGTGCTGGTTCTTTGTTTATCTTGGTCATTACCTTCTTAGGTTGTGTTGATCTAAGATATAGAACTTTTTGAATTTGTACTAGTTTTCTTATGAACAATATTGATCACGTAATTGATTGGGAAGAGTTTTCCTATGAGGTCATTCCCAGTAGTGGAGTAAAGTGAAGACATTTAAATAATTGTCTGGAAACGCTATCGGCTATAGCAGTCATTTTATATTATtgtaattttcctttttattaattttCTGTCTTAATATGTGAGTAGCTACCTCGAAGAAACCTGATGATAAAGCACAGGCTGAGAAAGTTGCGAAGGCCGTGAAGACTGGATCAACTCTGAAGAAGAAAACCAAGAAGATCCGGACCTCTGTAACTTTTCATCGGCCAAAGACTCTTCAAAAGCCCAGAAACCCAAAATACCCCAGAATTAGTGCTCCACCAAGAAACAAGTTGGACCACTATCAAATTCTCAAGTATCCCTTGACCACTGAATCTGCTATGAAGAAAATTGAAGACAACAACACTCTTGTCTTCATTGTTGATCTTAGAGCagacaagaagaagatcaaggctGCAGTTAAGAAAATGTACGATATTCAGGCGAAGAAAGTGAATACTCTGATCAGGTTTGTAAGATTTCTTTTTCACGTGCTCTCCAGGCTAGGCTTCTGGTCAATTACTAATTTTGCACTTGGACCAGGCCGGACGGAACTAAGAAGGCTTATGTGAGACTAACACCTGATTATGATGCCCTTGACGTTGCAAATAAGATTGGTATCATCTAAAGGCAATGATGGCAAGCCTCATGATCACAGCAGCTTCGTCAGTAGTTGGAGTTGAGAGTTTATTCTAAGAACACTTTGAATATTACCTTAAATTTTTGTTTGGCGTGTTGTGTTCTGTAAAAACTTTTGATAATCATGCAAAACTCTGATTTAAAAAAGGTATTTCTCGTTTGGTTTCATTTTTCATTGTCTATTTATCAGACAATCAACTAGTGCTTGAATTATCATTTATCGGGAATTTTGTGAAATGTTGGACACGTTGGAAATTTAACCTTATGTGATAAAGGTATATTGACAGATCTTTGAAAAAAGGTTGTCACATCTTTgaacttcctattatttttttttaattttacacaGTTATATTAATTGTTTGCTTTTTTTCATtgaattttcattttctagttgtCTGTATTCATTATGTTTATATTATGTATAATCATTCTATATTGTTGCTTCACTATATTATGCACTTAGATTTTTTCTTTTGTGTTATTTTGGTGGtgaaagatgaatacgttcgctTTTAGTGTCTCAGTCAATCCGTGatcaacacggagaaggtaaatcatggaCGATTATTAATTTTTGGAATAATGATTAGCACATAAAAGAATTATTTCTTTTGTGTCATCTTGAGTTCTCAATAGGTGACCTATTCCCCAGGGTATCCTCATACAAAGTGTCATGGGACTTGGTTAGAAAATGAAGTTGCTTATATTTTCAATTGTCAATTATGTATTAGTCCTCTctgtattaaaattttaaatttgtaattaatttCCTTTCCACTTCTGTCGTTCCTTCTAATTTAGAATTAGATGAGGCACATAAGAAAACATTCAAAATTTAGAAAAGACTCAATCCACTAAACTGATAAAACAGTAGCTAATCACTAGCAAACGAAAAAATAACATAGCTACTCTTTCCATTTCCTCACTACTAAACCATGTTTATTAATTATTCCTCATTTCACTCTTCCAACTTTGAGTGTATATCAGAAATTTGGCCCTGCGGCAAAAATCTCATCAGCCAATTTCCCCTCCTGACCAATCTTGTAGTCGGCAAACACCTCAAAATTCTGCCTGAAAAGCCCTGCCAGCTTCAGCAAAGTCTCCTTGTAAGCCTCCTTATCTGCCCACTGTGAAACCACACACATCAATGTATCAGACATATATACGATCCCTCGTCGAACAAGATGCAACTTCGATGAATTGGTGCTTCATGCGAAATCTTTTTAAGCTCCCTAATATATTTCATTTGGACTTGATCgttgctttttttttttcaatagggATGCAACTAAAGCATTGGGTAGCATCACAACTTATACTTACAGTGTTAACTGGATCCAAAATCTCTGAAGGCACCCCTTCAACTTGAGTGGGTATCTGTAACCCAAAAACTTCAGTCTTCTTGTACTCGGCATTCAGAAGGCTACCCGAGTGTATGGCATCGATTATCTTTCTCGTATATCCCAACTTGAGTCGATTTCCAACACCATACCTGAAAACGGACAATAGTACTCCTTGGATCACACCATTGAATCCACAAGTATTATTCGGAAGATGTGTGTGAGACTTGACCTTCCACCAGACCAGCCTGTGTTCACAAGCCATCCTGCGGCATTATGTTTCTCCATTTTTTCAGCCAGCATTGCAGCATACTTTGTCGGATGAAGCATAATGAATGCGGCTCCAAAGCATGCCGAAAATGTAGCTTGAGGTTCCTTGATGCCATCTTCTGTTCCTGCTACCAGAGCAGTGTAGCCACTGATGAAATGGTACATGGTTTGAGCCAATGTGAGCCTGCTAACAGGTGGGAGCACACCAAAAGCATCACATGCCAAGAGGATCACATTCCTTGGGTGTGGACCGATACATGGTATCTTTGCGTTCGGTATATATTCAATAGGATAAGAAGCTCTAGTATTCTCCGTAACCGATTTATCTTCGTAGTCTACTTCCCGAGTGTGCTCATCGAAGACTACATTTTCGAGCACTGCAAGTCGATACTGATGATTAATGATATGATCATACTTAAGAACACTTTTGCACAAGAGGAAGAGATTAAAGGACTATACCAGTTCCAAACTTGATGGCATTCCAGATATCAGGCTCCTTCTCCTTGGATAATTCAATGCATTTTGCATAACAACCACCTTCTATGTTTGAAATACCATTTTCGCTCCAACAGTGCTCGTCGTCACCAATAAGCAACCTGTTCTGATCAGTAGACAGGGTAGTTTTCCCTGTGCCTGAAAAACAAACCGAAAGCAACTAAAATTCGTAACCGATGATTACAATAACCTGATAGGTTTGCGTTGGCATTGAGCCTAATTACAATACCTGATAATCCGAAGAAGAGAGCAACATCACCATCTTTGCCCATGTTGCAGCCAGAGTGCAGGGAGAGAATTTGTTTCTTAGGCATGAGATAGTGCATCACACTGAATAAACCTTTCTTCATCTCCCCGGCGTACTGCGTTCCGAGGATAACCATCTCCCTCCTCGCGAGGTTGAGATCAATGCTGGTGGAGGAAGTCATGTAGTGAGTGTAACGGTTGCAGGGAAACTGTCCAGCGTTGTAAATTGTAAAGTCTGGAACACCAAAATTCTCTATTTCTTCTGGAGTCGGACGAATGCACCTGCAAACACTCGAGTAATTATGCTATCTGTGATCGAAGAACAATATTCATGTCTACACATCTGGTTTTCTCATTCTGGCTTACATGTTGTGCATGAACAGGGAATGATAGGCTCTCGCCGAGACGATTCGAACTTTGATCTGATACTCAGGATCCCAGTTGAGGAACTGATCGTTCACAAAAACCTTTTCGAGAGAGTTGAGGTAATCAACGGCCCTCTCCCTGTTCACCATGAAGGTATGCTCATCCATCTCGATGTTAGGGGAGCCCCTGTAACCGCAAGAATTAAGCCTAAAAAATTGCAGGGTTTGAGATGTTTTGAGACTCTTACTTGCCCCACCACAGCTCCTCAGAAGTGGTCTCGTCTATGACAACCCTCTTGTCCCTCGGGGAGCGGCCGGTTTTGGCACCGGACAAGGTGGCCAAAGCCCCGGCCGAGGTAATGAACGAGCCTTTCTCATACTTGATGGCCTGTTCATATAGCTCTGCATGCATAGACACCGCACGCAATTAGCCAAACCCAATGGATCGGATAGAGAGAGCTTTATGTCACGTCTATATACCTGCCGGGGAGAGATTGTAGAGGATATGGGTGAACTTGAGAGCACTGTCAGTGACGCTAACGGTCGGCGTGACATGGTGCACTCTGTTGGCCCCCTCTGCGTTCCTGGCTGGGTCGCCTCTCACCAGCTTCGGCCCTGTCTCGCGAGTCAGGGACGCCAACGACGCACTGCCATGCCCCAAATCCAAATGCATGGGGTTTAAGAATCCTCAACTAAGATAAAAATCGCTGTAAATGGATTCACCTGATGGACTGGAGTCGCTGCTTGTGGCGTTCTTCCTCGGAGGCGGCAATGAAGGCCTGCTGCTGCGTCTGCTGGTCCATGGGGGTGGTGGGCGAGGACCAACGCTTCTTCTGCAAGGAGTGGAGCTCGTCGATGGTCTGCGCCTTCACCGGCAGTGCGCTGTCGTCGTGGCAAATGCCATGGCCGCTGCCTTCTGTGCGGATCTTCGCCAGCCCATTCGACGGCTTCGAGACGGTGAAGTCGCCGTCCGCCATCTTTACGATTGCAGGAGAGCAGAGGAGAAGGCGTTAGTATAATGGATGGAGAAATTTATAAAGGCAGCAGTGAGTACTGCGACTCTTTCAAGATTCAATTTTGGGGACATTTGTGATCTTCATGGAGGGTCAAACTGATGTCGGCAATTGGGGCGCATTGGATGGATCGACGTCGGTCAAACTACTAATTAATCACACAATTCATATACAATAGAtttctcttttatatatatatatatatatagaccatTGTGGTTGAGATCTGTTCAATAGATTTAAATTTGCAGCGGGAGAAATCCTTCATATGCTACTAGATGCAATATTTTTTAATAGTGGCatcattaacttaattttatcgaccattaatttaatattattgattGTCAAATTATCTTTTGAAAGAAGTAAAATCAAGTGAGAGATGCCaatttttttgtttccttttaggTTATAATGAAATTTTCTTTGCTTAAAAATTAAGAGGGAGAAGATTTATGTAATTGCTTTTCCATAATCGTAACTTGCACAATTTCGACGATAAGTTTTTCAATCTTTCTCCTCGCCAACAATGTTTacaaacaaagaaaaacaaactaaccaacaaaaaggtaaagaaaattaatttattaatgtaAACACGTTTGGTTCGGTCTTTCACTAAAACCGTGCGTTCTCGAACCCATGGAGATCGCTGACCCGGTTCATGGATTTGCGCATGATGGCTACCTTGGCAAGCTGCTCGGCGGCGCGCCAAGCTGAGGTCGGCGTCAGGGCCTCCCCCCGCACCTCCGCCGGAGCTTCTCTCCACCGTCTCTGCCTCCCCGATGGAGAGATCGCCTCTTCCCGCGGCTGATCATGGTGACGCTGGTGGTGCGCAAGGCAGCTCCGTCGCCGCTGTAGCTCGGCGAGCTCCGAGTCCAGGTTGCGGATGAGCTGGTGGTCCTCGAATCCTGAAGCCGATTGATGCAGCAAGGCGCGGGCGGAGGAGAGCAGGTGGTGAGCGGTGGCGTAGTCCGAGAGCTCGGCTAGGCGGCGCGACTCGGACACTGCCCGTGTTGAGACGAAGGCGTTGCGGAGCCTCAAAGAGGCTTCGCCGAACTCCGGACAGAGGGGCGGCAGAAGAACCACTTGATCCTCGGCGAATGAGAGATCGTGGGTGGCCGGATCGCGGTAGCTGCACTTTGCAGTCAACCGGTGATGGTCATTGGGTGTCTCTACTACCGCCGGAAAGGGCACCCGCAGCTCCACCAAAAgctccctctcctcttctgcgTAGAGATCCCCCAGACGGAGAACAGAGCCCTCTGGTCCAATAGCCACGTCGTTGCAACCACCGTTGGACGGATACACGGCGCAGATTTCGCAAGACGGGAACACGAGTTGGAGGCGGACGTCCAGCATCACCACCGACACGAGACCGCCGACGCACTTGATGAAAGCGCATTCCGACGGCACCTGACTCCTCTGAAATGGCTCTTCAGTTGCGTTGGCATCTTCAAGTGGAATTTCCAGATGTGCGAAGCGAGTGGTGGCGACGGCTGTGGTTGTTGTCGACAGAGAATGAGGCCGGAGATTACCGCGAGGCGAGCGTGAGGGCTTATCGTTAACGCGGATGTTGCTTTCTTTGGGCTGCTCTTGCTCGCGTAGGTGTTGCTGCTGGACGGCATCCGAGAGGAGCATGATAGTGGCCACCGGATTGCGCTCTCGGCGGTCCTCCAGAACCTTGGTAGCCTTCCTGAGAGCGTCACCGACGCTGGCACCACCAGCTGCGGCGGCAGCTCCGATCTCGCCCACCACGACGAGCCTCTCGACGATCTGCCGGGCGGCGCGCTGTCCCTGCCTCGACATCCTTCGGAGAGGGAAGAGCCTCTTGGCTCCCGCGGAGGCCGAGAAggcgaccatggagagccggtcgGCAGGGCCCAACGACGATACCACCAGCAGCATCGCGCGCTTTAGCATCTGGAGCTTCTCCCCCGTCATGCCTTGGCTCACGTCCAGCACCGTAACCAGGTCGATCGGGGCGCGACCGCTGGTCTGGTCGAGGAGAGCAGCTGACCGGAGCGGCGGCGCTTTCACCTTGATCGCCACCACGTATTTCCGGTGACGCCGCCCCTCGGATAGCAGAGCCGCCTGCGGCATAACAGTCACCTGAAGGCCGCTGGCGCGGGATCTCGCTGTTGACTGATGAATAGGCAAGTCCTCTTCGTCACCATTCTCCTCGTCCATGTCGTCCACGTCGATGGCTTCCGGTATGGGATTAAATCGTATGCCACGAGCTTGGTTGGCTCCGGGCGAATGGAGCAACGGCTCGTCGTCGTCATACACCTTGGCAGAGGGCGCATCTGTGACGGCGACTTTGCTCGTGCCAAACCGTTGCTCGCCGCCTTTGGCTGTGCCGCTTCTCCCTCCGCCGTCATTTCTTCGATTGGGATTCCGATTCTCCGCCTCACGAACCATCCTTCGCTCTGTGTCTTCGTCACGGCGGTTCATGGCCGAGAGGAAAGGTTCCTGGCGCCAGGCGGCGGAACACACAGGGCAGGCGAGGCTGCTGTGGCTCCTGACGTGGGCGGCGATGCAGGGGAAGTGGAAGGCGTGGGTACACTCCGCCGTAAACACCGGCGTTTCCTGGCTCGCCTTCAGGCTTTGTGAACAAATCCGGCAGCGACTCTGCCAAAGAACAAGCTGCAAACTTTACAACGAGAACAAAAAGCTGTAAAGCCAAAAAGCAACCTGATGCCTTCATCCATCATTCTACAATCAAATCTCACAGCCAAAAGACAGGAATCTCTACGGATTAGATTTATTTAAAGAAAAAAGGAACCTTGGAGAGGTGCTTGAAGAAGGCAAATTTGGAAGGGGATCTTGGAGACGAAGGGGTAGAGAAGGCCTTTCTACGAAACAGagcagcggcggcggcggtgggAGTCCCGGATGCAGGCATAACTGCCGGGGGCTCCCGAAGCTCCGGCGCCGGCACCAGCCGCGGCGTGGACGGGTTACTGCTCCCTTTGCCGCCGGATAAAAATCTAAGCTTGGCGCAGCTCGTCGGACTGGGGCCAGCACTGTACGTGGCAACACTCTCGGTCGCCGTCCCTTCCGGTGCCTCTCGCCGGACCACCGTGCAGAAAGCTCTCCGCCACCCTCCCGTTCCCATACCTCTCCCCTCAgcactcttcttctcctcctcctcctccttaatTACTACTGTCCAATATCTTCCGTCTCGGACCTTCTCTCCTTTTTGGAATACCTCTTCCAGATCTGCCTTCGCTATACACCACCACTTCTCATATCGTCACCGTGGAAACCTAATAAATCATCTTCCTGCAACAGCAGCCCAGcaggaattaaatatttaatcaatacttttaaatctctctctctcctctgcaAATAAGCAACCTTATCAGCAGCTTTAAATTTCACCGCTGCTCTACTTCATTAATTACCCTACTTTGTCCAGATCGGGAGCAAGTAGGCGAGAGGGAGGTGCCTAGAAATGCCCACAGGAACGAAGAATTTGCACGTAAAAGAAAAGCCATTAACTCGTAACTTTTCTTTCCTCCCTGAAGCTCGACTTACTCCAACACTGCGCCCCGGAGATTAAACAATCAATAAACAAGGCCAGTGCGGAGCTTGTTCGGTTTGCCACCATCAGTGCAGCAGTGACCAGCTCTGAGAATGGGTCTCGAAGTCAAAACCGCATCATACTCCACCCCTACTATTCCCCCTTCCATCAGTAATCTGTCCTGAAGCAAATCAACCGGCCATTATTATAATTTCCTCTTTGCGCCAACAACTCCTCCATTTTGCATTATTAATTGCATGGCGTCGTACTGCCATGGGCTAGAGCGAAAGGGGAGGTTGAAAGTCTTCAGCTAGATTTACTAGGAAAAGTCAAGATGAAGGGAGGTCTGGCCTGGCCATTGCGTGGTTCGATAATGGCAGGAGCAGGAGCAGGAGCAGGAGCAGTAGCAGAGATGCAGAGCCAGCATTTAATTACCACTGCAGAAGAGAAGAGAGATGGCCGGCTCTGGAGTCAACGGTCAACCCTGGTTTGAAATCGGCAAGCTTATCCCGAAACATGGTGCTACTCTCACCCATACCTCTCCAGTTTGGATAGCAGTGTTTCTAATATTGCAGagggtaaaataaaaattagccAGTGTTGTGCGTTGCTAACTACTGAGGATTGTGGATCATAATATCGAAATGCTGtaggataaaaaataaaattatttctttaaTAAGGCCAAATACAAAGAATAAGTGTAGCAAATATATAAAGTGATAAGAATGATATATGTGATTCGGACCCTGTAATCTACTATATGGTCTAACTATCTATAGATAATAACTAAAATTTTCACTACGAAAGAAACTCCATCGAAAAAAATGGAGAAACCTGGTACAAAATATCTTCTTACAAATATAAGATATAAGTATGAGGAAGATACTATCAGACATCAATATTAGAAGTCTATGACAAAGAAGTGAATATTTATTGCATATGCCGGATAACGATTAGTTTTCAATAGACTAAGTTTGCATCCATTCGACTGATAACATTTTCAATCAATTCAATCTACAATTAGTTGACTAAGTTGGATTTTTATCTTTAGTTGATTCCACGAAGATCCAATGGATTCAATCATATTTAGTCGACTCAGCTAGTAGATACAAGAAATTTATTTTGTCTAATGATCGCATGAGCTGACTCATCTAacatctaatcaatttaaatttgtTGGTACAATTAACTCCTAGTCAAGGTTCGTCAAGttcgtttttttttttggtatttaatctatattgaaagaaaaatttatatttaGACGTCATGAAAAAATATTGTTGATATAATTGACCTTGGGTTAAAATTACCAAGAAATTATTATAAGTTAAGCCCTAGTAGGTCACAAGATGACAAGAGAATGAATGCTAGACAAGCAGGCGTGAAGTTCAAGTAAGTCAACGGTGACCGAATGTTTAATAGTTGATAGGAAATTTTAGCAAGTCACATGAGACCAGATTGTTGATCTAATTGACCTTGGGTTAAAATTACCAAGAAATTATTATAAGTTAAGCCCTAGTAGGTCACAAGATGACAAGAGAATGAATGCTAGACAAGCAGGCGTGAAGTTCAAGTAAGTCAACGGTGACCGAATGTTTAATAGTTGATAGGAAATTTTAACAAGTCACA includes these proteins:
- the LOC122052428 gene encoding 60S ribosomal protein L23A, whose protein sequence is MAPKATSKKPDDKAQAEKVAKAVKTGSTLKKKTKKIRTSVTFHRPKTLQKPRNPKYPRISAPPRNKLDHYQILKYPLTTESAMKKIEDNNTLVFIVDLRADKKKIKAAVKKMYDIQAKKVNTLIRPDGTKKAYVRLTPDYDALDVANKIGII
- the LOC122052430 gene encoding phosphoenolpyruvate carboxykinase (ATP) 1-like is translated as MADGDFTVSKPSNGLAKIRTEGSGHGICHDDSALPVKAQTIDELHSLQKKRWSSPTTPMDQQTQQQAFIAASEEERHKQRLQSISASLASLTRETGPKLVRGDPARNAEGANRVHHVTPTVSVTDSALKFTHILYNLSPAELYEQAIKYEKGSFITSAGALATLSGAKTGRSPRDKRVVIDETTSEELWWGKGSPNIEMDEHTFMVNRERAVDYLNSLEKVFVNDQFLNWDPEYQIKVRIVSARAYHSLFMHNMCIRPTPEEIENFGVPDFTIYNAGQFPCNRYTHYMTSSTSIDLNLARREMVILGTQYAGEMKKGLFSVMHYLMPKKQILSLHSGCNMGKDGDVALFFGLSGTGKTTLSTDQNRLLIGDDEHCWSENGISNIEGGCYAKCIELSKEKEPDIWNAIKFGTVLENVVFDEHTREVDYEDKSVTENTRASYPIEYIPNAKIPCIGPHPRNVILLACDAFGVLPPVSRLTLAQTMYHFISGYTALVAGTEDGIKEPQATFSACFGAAFIMLHPTKYAAMLAEKMEKHNAAGWLVNTGWSGGRYGVGNRLKLGYTRKIIDAIHSGSLLNAEYKKTEVFGLQIPTQVEGVPSEILDPVNTWADKEAYKETLLKLAGLFRQNFEVFADYKIGQEGKLADEIFAAGPNF
- the LOC122052429 gene encoding E3 ubiquitin-protein ligase WAV3-like, giving the protein MGTGGWRRAFCTVVRREAPEGTATESVATYSAGPSPTSCAKLRFLSGGKGSSNPSTPRLVPAPELREPPAVMPASGTPTAAAAALFRRKAFSTPSSPRSPSKFAFFKHLSKSRCRICSQSLKASQETPVFTAECTHAFHFPCIAAHVRSHSSLACPVCSAAWRQEPFLSAMNRRDEDTERRMVREAENRNPNRRNDGGGRSGTAKGGEQRFGTSKVAVTDAPSAKVYDDDEPLLHSPGANQARGIRFNPIPEAIDVDDMDEENGDEEDLPIHQSTARSRASGLQVTVMPQAALLSEGRRHRKYVVAIKVKAPPLRSAALLDQTSGRAPIDLVTVLDVSQGMTGEKLQMLKRAMLLVVSSLGPADRLSMVAFSASAGAKRLFPLRRMSRQGQRAARQIVERLVVVGEIGAAAAAGGASVGDALRKATKVLEDRRERNPVATIMLLSDAVQQQHLREQEQPKESNIRVNDKPSRSPRGNLRPHSLSTTTTAVATTRFAHLEIPLEDANATEEPFQRSQVPSECAFIKCVGGLVSVVMLDVRLQLVFPSCEICAVYPSNGGCNDVAIGPEGSVLRLGDLYAEEERELLVELRVPFPAVVETPNDHHRLTAKCSYRDPATHDLSFAEDQVVLLPPLCPEFGEASLRLRNAFVSTRAVSESRRLAELSDYATAHHLLSSARALLHQSASGFEDHQLIRNLDSELAELQRRRSCLAHHQRHHDQPREEAISPSGRQRRWREAPAEVRGEALTPTSAWRAAEQLAKVAIMRKSMNRVSDLHGFENARF